The Terriglobia bacterium region CGACGCGCCGAAGTGCATCGCGCAGCCGCTCCCACTCGCGGCGGGTTCTTTCACCGGCGCGCGGGACTCGCGCGATCTCAAGAGGCTTCGACTCGAGCCGGTGCCACTGAATCAGCACCTCCAGGTCTCGCCGGAGCCTCGGGAATGCGCCCAGTTCCTCAAGCGGCTTGCTTTGGGCTGCGTCGAACGTGAAGGGCGCGTTCAGGACGTCAAGGCGAGCGTTGTACATTCTCTCGTCCACGTCCATCGCGGCGATCATCGATCTATTCGTGGTCTGTGCTCGTTCCTCCGCGATCTTGCGGAGTGTCCATGTCGCGTCCGGCTTCCATGTTTCCCATGCTGCCGGCATCGCATCAAGCTCGGCTACCACGTGCGCCGCATATTGGGCGGACTTCATCGTGACGCCATGTGAGCGAGTTCGCCTCTTGCGTGCAAGGGGCTCCGGAGGGTCGGTGCGGCTAGACATACCCGCCTCCCGTGGCGGTCCCGATTCAGAAATGGGGCCCGGCTGCCGGCTCGGGAAGGCCAGCCCCGTGGCCACGGGTGCCGGGCCCACATCAACCTCGATTGTATCTCGCTTCTCGACCTGACAAAGTTTCCAAAGCGTGGGAGCAAGCCCACCCGCTGCTGTTCACGGCTGGACAATCCCTTGACCTGCGAGCCATTTATTGTGACAATGCACCCGTCAAGGACGCCCGAGACACACAGCCCGCCCCTTCCTGTACAGGGGGAGGGGGCGGGCTTTCGTTTTGCACGGAGAACGTAGGGTGCCGACTCGACCTGCCAAGCCCTGCCGCTGGCCTGGATGCCCCGCGCTGACCCATGAGAGGTTCTGCCCCGAGCACCAGCGCGACGAGTACCACCGGCAGGACGCGAACCGGCCTGGGACGAAGGAACGCGGCTACGCGGGCGGGTGGTTTGTCCTGCGGCAGGAGATCCTGCGACGCGACCAGCACGTGTGCCGTGCCTGCGGTGGCCACGCGACGGACGTCGACCACATCGTACCGAAGCGGGCCGGCGGGACGGATGATCCGAAGAACCTGCAGGCGCTCTGCCATGCCTGCCATTCAGCCAAAACCATGCGGGAGAGCGTAAATCCGAGGACGGCGATGGGGTAAGCACAAGCGGGGGTAGCGCTAGACAACGTTGAGATTCCGCCCGCTTCCAGGAAGGAGGGGCCAGAAGCGGGCTGAAAAGGGGTCAGGACGAATGCAGATCGACCACCTGTCCACTTCCGACCTGGCCGGAATGGCCGCCCCCTACAACCCTCGAAAGATCTCCGACCACGACCTGGACGCCCTCCGTCGGTCCCTGCGGTTCTTCGGCACCGTCGAGCCGGTGGTGGTCAACCGGCGCTCCGGCCACATCGTGGGCGGCCACCAGCGGGTCAAGGCGGCCGAGGCCGAGGGGATCGACACGCTCCCGGTTGTCTACGTCGAACTCGACGACCCGTCCGAGCGGCAGCTCAACCTCGCGCTCAACCGGATCCACGGCGAGTGGGACGAGGAGAAGTTGGCTGCGGTCCTCGCCGAGCTGGAGCAGGTCGGTGCCGACCTCGACCTCACCGGCTTCACCGCCGAAGAGATCGACCAGCTAGTCCACGGCGGCGACGTCCCGGCGGACGGCCTGACCGACCCCGATCAGATCCCGGAGCCTCCTGACGAGCCTGCCACGCAGCGGGGCGACCTGATTATCCTCGGGACGCACCGGCTGCTTTGCGCGGACAGCGCCAACCCGATGAACGTGGAGTTGCTTCTTGGGGATGAGCGGATCCACCTCGTCAACACGGATCCGCCGTACAACGTGAAAGTGGAGCCCCGGTCGAACAACGCCATCGCCGCGGGGCTCGTCACGAAGGGCAACGTACCGGGAGGAAGAGGTCACCACCAGGCCCTCGACCTCGCGAGGCACCCGGAGAAGGCGCATCCGACAGGAAAGATGCGGGCCCGCGATCGGGTCCTGGAGAACGACTACCTGCCGCCCGAGGAGTTTGCCGGGAAGCTCCGGGACTGGTTCAAGAACATGGCGAACGCGCTCGAGCCCGGGAGGTCGTTCTACATCTGGGGCGGATACGCGAACCTCCTGAACTATCCGTCGGCGTTCCTCGACGCCGGGCTCTACTTCTCCCAGGGCATCATCTGGGACAAGCAATGGCCGGTGCTGACCAGAAAAGACTACATGGGCGCGCACGAGTGGTGCTTCTACGGCTGGCGTGAGGGTGCCGCGCACTACTTCAACCCGGAGATCACGAACGCCCAAGACATCTGGCGGGTCCGCAAGGTCGCTCCGCCGGCGATGATCCATCTCACGGAGAAGCCGGTCGAGTTGGCCGAACTCGCGATGACCTACTCGTCGAAGCGTGGCGAGCACGTGCTCGATCTATTCGGGGGCTCCGGCTCCACCCTCATCGCAGCCGAGCGCCTCGGGCGCCGAGCATTCCTGATCGAGATTGACCCCGCCTACTGCGACGTCATCGTCACCCGGTGGCAGGACTTCACGGGCAAGAAGGCCGAAGGCTGGCGAGGTAACGAGTGATGGGCCGCCGCGGACCGCCGCCCAAGCCGACCGCGCTCAAGGTCCTCGCCGGCAACCCGGGAAAGAAGCCGCTCAACCGGAGCGAGCCGAAGCCTCAGCAGGGGACGCCGCACTGCCCGGCGTGGCTGTCCCCCGAGGCCAGGAAGGTCTGGAGACGGCTCGTCCCGCAGCTGCGCGTGATGCGGGTCCTGACGCCGGTCGACGCGGACGCGCTCGCCGCCTACTGCCACACGTTCGTGGGCTGGCGGGCTGCCGAGGAGTTTCTGTCAAAGCACGGCATGGTCTACCCCATCCGCGACGACCAGAACCGGCTCAAGTGCATGCAGCAGTTTCCCCAGGTCGCGATCGCCCGGAACCTCCTGCTCGTCCTCCGGGCGTACCAGCAGGAGTTCGGCCTGACCCCGGCGTCGCGATCCCGCATCGCGATCCATGACGAGCCGGATCGATCGAGCGACGCGTATCGATGGCTGGCGTAAGCAAGCGGGCCAAGCGGGCAGGGGAGTACTGGTTCGACGAGGAGGCGGCCGACCTCGCCGTCACCTTCTTCCCCCGGTTCCTCGAACATGTGAAAGCCGAATGGGCTGGCCAGCCCTTCGAGCTGGACGAATGGCAGAAGGCGAGGATCGTCCGGCCGCTGTTCGGGTGGAAGCGACCCGACGGCACGCGACGGTACCGTACGGTCTACGTCGAGGTACCCCGGAAGAACGGGAAGTCCACCCTGGGCGCCGGGATCGCCCTGATCTTGCTCTACGCCGACCACGAGCCGGGTGCCGAGGTCTACTCCGCCGCGGCGGATCGCGACCAGGCCGCGATCGTTTTCGACCTCGCAAAGACCATGGTCCAGGCCTCCCCGGACCTGTCCAGGATCTCTGAGGTGTATCGCCGAAGCATCGTCGTCCCGGGGACCGGCTCGGCCTACCACGTACTCAGCGCCGAGGTGGGGACCAAGCACGGAAAGAACGCGCACGGCGTCATCTTCGACGAGCTGCACGCGCAGCCGAACCGGGAGCTGTGGGATGTCCTCACGACCTCGACGGGGGCCCGCCGGCAGCCGGTCGTCCTCGCGATCACGACGGCCGGCTACGACCGGGAGAGCATTTGCTGGGAGCTGCACGACTATGCCTGCAAGGTGCGGGACGGGGTCATCCGGGACGACTCGTTCCTGCCCGTGATCTACGGCGCGGCCCTCGAAGAGGACTGGCGCGACCGGGAGGTGTGGCAGCGGGTCAACCCGGGCCTCAACGTCTCGGTGAAGCTCGACTACCTCGAGCAGGAGGCGCGCAAGGCCGCCGAGACGCCCTCGTACCAGAACACGTTCCGGCGGCTGCACCTGAACCAGTGGACCCAGCAGAACACGCGCTGGATCGATCTGACGGTCTGGGACGCGTGCGGTGGTGCCGTGGACCCGGAGGCACTTCGCCGCCGCGAATGCTATGCCGGGCTCGACCTATCAACCACGACCGACATCGCCGCGCTGGTGCTTCTGTTCCCGCCCGTCGACGGCGACAACCAGTTCCACGCTCTCCCATTCTTCTGGGTGCCGGAGGAGACGGTCGCGAAGCGTTCCAGGCGGGACCAGGTGCCGTACGACGCCTGGGTCCGGGACGGGTTCATCGAGGCCACCGAGGGCAACGTCGCCGACTACGACGTGATCCGCAAGTGGATCAACGAGCTGGCGGCACGCCACGATCTCCGGGAGGTCGCGGTCGATCGCTGGAACGCGAGCCAGATCACGTCGCAGCTCGTAAGCGACGGGATCACGATCGTCCCGTTCGGCCAGGGCTTCCGGGACATGTCGGGGCCGACCAAGGAGCTGGAGAAGCTGTTGCTGTCGAAGCGGCTGCGGCACGCCGGGAACCCGGTTCTTCGTTGGATGGCCGACAACGTCTCGGTGAGGCAGGATCCCGCGGGAAACCTGAAGCCGGACAAGGCGAAGAGCACGGGCCGGATCGACGGGATCGTGGCGCTGATCATGGCCCTCGGGCGGGCGATCGTGCAGTGCGGCGCGGGCGAGGTGAGGATCTGGGGCCTCGAGGGTTGAACTCGCCGGCGTGCCGGGTGCGGTCTGGGGCCCGCTTGAAAAGCTCCGCGGCTGTTCGGTTGGATCGCGCCGATTAGTGGTCGGACCGTAACCATCTCAAGATGCAACCGTGGAAGAGAGCCCGGCGCAGAAATTCGCCTTCTCGCCTGCGGGCTCCAAGCGAGCCGCGCTGGCGCACACATCCGTGTTGCCGGTCGGCCCAACAGGATCAGGCCGGAGCCGCCAGCTACAGCGGGATCGGCGGGAACAGCGGCACGCAGTGCCCAGCACCCGCACACGCCGCCAGGCACGTGTTGCAGTAAACCCTCCCGTTATCGCAGAGGACGGGGGAGCAATACATCGGGCAGATCCCGCACTTCGCCATCGCGGGCGTCGACGTCGTGGCAACCAGAGCCACCGTCCCGACGAGCACAGCGAACACGGCGAGCATGATCATGCAGGCAGCGAGCATTCTCTTCATGGGGCTCCCCTCCACGTGAAAGAAGTAGACGATGAGCATACACCCATCGGAGACTTGGCAAATCCAGGCGCCTCCTGTGTTACGATCGGCTTCTCGCAGAAGGGAAGACCCGTGGTGTTCCGTCGCCTGCACCTACTTATCTTCGCATTCTTGGCGATCCGAGTTTCCTGGGCCCAAGGCGCCTCGAGATCAGCGTTCGATATCAACGTGACGAGCGTTTCCCCGGCTGTTGTTGAGAGCGCGTTGGGACAAGTCTGCCCGGGAGGCAACATCGTAAGGTCGGCGGATGGAACGCCAGCGGGCTGCGGCAGTTGCCCGACGACCACGGCATTCCGAGACGAGCACGGCGAGGGATTCAAGTGGACACTCGACCGAGCGACCGTCGGACATTTCACCTCTCCACACGCTGACGACGTAGTCCTTTCGGGAACGGGCTGCGAACCTCACTCCTTGAACTTCGGGGGAAGCTTCGTCTTCACGCTCGAGGCGGTGCGTCTGAGATTCCTGACATACGAGGAGGGGCTTCTCACGGACCGCTGTCATGATCTCCGCTTCACGGACGGTAGGAACTTCCTCGTCTGCGAAAGGGGATGGGGAGGACAAGGGTGGTCCTTCGACTCTGTCTTCTTTGTCGCCTTCTCCGCCGACGGCAAAGCGAACGTCTCGCCTGTTCTCACGACAGACGACTCGACGGAGACGTGCGGCTTGGATGCGGAAGGTGAGATTGCGGGACCGGTGCGACGGTCAGCAATCAAGTCGGCAGAGTTTCCCGATCTGAACGGCGATGGACTCGCCGATCTCTCGATTACCGCCACGCTTGGTTTGAAACGGCTTACGAAAGCGGAGCGAGAGGCATGTCTGAAGGCGTCGTACGACTCACGGGCGGAGATAATGGCGAAGGTGGCCTCGGCACGGGAGTACCGAATCGACTTTGTTTTCGACGGCGAGAAGTTCCAACCGACGCCGAAGAGCGCCAAGACGCTGGCATTGTTCCCGAAACCGCGCTAGGAACTAAGGTGCATCGGACAATGGATGTACTCCGATCTCGCACACTCTTGACGTAGGGGATCCACCATGCCGAACCGCGCCCGCAACCCGTTCACGAAGCACATCCGCATCATCCGCCAGTCCCTCGCCGCAATCGACCGGTCGCTCGGGCGGCTCGTCGCGCTCACTGACGGTGCGGGCCTGGGCGGCTCGTCGGAGGACGTGCCAAAGAAGCGCAAGCTGGGGCTGTCGCCCGAGCGCCGCGCCGCCCTCAAGCTCCAGGGCCAGTACATGGGCTACCTGCGGAGCCTCAAGCCCAGGCAGAAGGCGCAGATCAAGGCGGTGCGGGTGGAGAAGGGGATTCGCGCGGCGATCGCGATGGCGAAGAGGGTGGCGACGGGTTAGGCCCAAGAAGGAGCGGCCCTCCGACGTGAAGGCGTCCGATGAATTCGTAGCTGGTCCTTCTCAGCATTGTCTCGTTGTTCGCGGCGATTTCCCGGGTCGTCGAAAACGCTCACAGCAACACGTCCGTGTCGACGATCGCGAAACGTTGTGGTCTCGAGACGCGGAGCTTTGCGGACCACTCCACAGGATGGGAGGCACGCCCGTGCGAAGGGGACCAAGCGCGATCAGCCGGTATCGAGCACTTCTGTTGGCGGTCGGGACGATCGCGTGGGCCGGGTGCAGTTGTTCTTGGGCCATTCGAAGTGGCTCACCACGTTCGGATTTGGGTCCTATATTGCGGCGGGGAACTGGGCTAGAATCGTGAGGTGGCAGCTAGCCAGCCGGTCAGCAACGTGAAAGCCTCTCGTCATCTGCGGATGCAGTATGCGGGTGGCTTGGTCAAACACCTCGGCCTGTCCATGTACCGAGGCTCGGTCCCCGCACTTGCCGAACTTATATCCAACTCCTGGGACGCGGATGCCAGGAAGGTGGTCGTGAAGATCCCTTTCGGCGTTGGCATGAAGGACCAACGAATCGAGGTCGCTGACGATGGCCGCGGAATGACTTGGGATGAAGTGCAGAGGGCATATCTCGTCGTCGGACGCGACCGCCGGAAGGCTGAAGGGGAGAAGACGCAGGTCGGCCGAACCGTGATGGGTCGGAAGGGCTTGGGCAAGCTTGCGGGGTTCGGCATCGCTCGAGTTGTAGATGTACGGACAGTACGATCAGGACGGGTCACGCATTTCCAGATGGACTTCGAACAGATGACTAAGGGTGGTCAGGCCGAGCTCGTCCAAAGTTACGAGCCCTCGGTCATCGAGGACGGCGAGACGAGCGAGCCGAACGGGACACTCGTTCTCTTGACCGACCTGCAAATCACGCGGCCGATAGACGAGGACGATTTCCGCGAGTCCATGTCGCGGAGGTTCTCGATCCTCGGCAAGGGCTTCCGGGTCGAAATCAACGGAAAGGTCCTGGAAACCTACAGCCCGCCCCTGCAGTTTCGATTCGAAGGACCGAACGGAGGATGGGAGGACGTGCCGGGTGTAGGTGGTGTGAAATGGTGGATAGGATTCACCGAAAAGCCCATCCGTCGCGAGAACGCACGCGGCGTCAGCATCCTCGTTCGGGACAAGATGGCACAAACTCCCTTCTTCTTCGACCTCTCGGGCGGGGCCCATGGACAAGCCGGGATGCAGTACATGACGGGAGAAGTCTGCGCTGACCAGCTTGATAGCGAGCGGGACTTTGTCGGTACTGACCGCCAGGGGATCGTCTGGACGGAGCCTCTCCCCGAGGCGTTGCTAAAGTGGGGGCAGGCCAAAATACGGGAGAGGCTGAGCGAATGGGCCGAACTCCGCGTGCAAACCAACGAGAAGCGTCTGGAGGCGACGCTCACGAGTCTGGACAAGCGGGTCGGGGAACGAATCTCTCGACTCCGACCGGTCGAACAGAAGGAAGCCCGCGAGGTCATACGCAAGCTCGCCTCCATCGAGAGCATGACCGACGATCCTGATCGAGCCCGAGAGCTGCTGGACCTCGTTCTGCGCGCCTTCGAAGACAGCTCCTTTTTCGCCCTCGTCAAAGCCCTCGGACAGGCCGATCAAGCGGAGCGAGATCAGGTCCTGAAGCTCGTAACAGAACTTGATGTTTTTGAAACGGTGAAGCTCGCCGAGGTCGTGCGTGCTCGCGTGGAAGTGATCCGAAAGTTCCAGGAGATGATCGAGAAGGACGTCCCTGAGAAGCCAGACATGCAGAACTTTCTATTCCAGCATCCGTGGCTCATCGATCCGGAATGGCTCGTCGTAGATCATGAAAAGGGGCTCGAAACACTTCTCGTTGAGCATTTCGGGCTTGACAGATCGGCTGATCCAGACTCGGACAGGCGAGTGGATTTCTTCTGCGTCTCGAGCCGCGGCCGGTATTTGATCGTGGAAGTCAAGCGACCGAGTAAGGTAATCGGCCAGAACGAAATTGTCCAGATCATCAATTACTTGGGATACCTAAGACAGCAGGCGCCAGGTCAGCCAGGACAACCCAATCGTTACGAGGGAGTCCTGGTCGGGCATCACATTTCCCCTGACGCTGGAGTCAGATGGAGAGAAACCGCTGCGAAGGAAGGCATCACCGTGCGTACCTGGACAGAACTCCTCGATGTCGCCGAGCGCATTCACAGGGAATTCCTGACGGCCGTCAAGCGACGTGTGCCAGAGGATGCCCGAATTCAGAGCCTCCCGCCGCTCGGGGAAGCAGAGGCGGTTGAGTGAGAGCAATAAACGGTCGGCCGTTCACGGCAATCGATCTCTGCTCCGGGCCGGGTGGGGTCACGACGGGTTACAAGGCTGCAGGAATCCGAGTCCTGGCGGCACTGGACATCGACAACGATGCGCGGGCCACGTACACCGCAAACCATCCTGAAGTGAAGCTGCTCGCAGATGACCTGCTGAAACTAGACCCGTCGACTCTCCTCCAAGAGACCGGGCTGGAGCCTGGCGAGTTGGACATCCTGACTGCATGCGTACCGTGTCAGACCTTTTCGTCGCTGGCTCGGGAGATGTTCGCGCGGGACCCAAGGAATAAGCTTGTGCTACGGATTGCTCGCGTCGTGGCAGTGGTACAACCGCGGGCCGTCGTGATAGAGAACGTCCCGGCGCTTCGGCAAAATCGGCGCTTCAAGCTATTGGTCTGTCGTCTGCGAGAATATGGCTACGGAATCTGGCACGACATTGTTGACGCGGCGGATTTCGGGGTGCCTCAGCGCAGGCGTCGACTTGTGCTAATCGCGATCCACGGCGCGAGCGATGACAACGTACCACAGTTGGTGCCTCGCAACCCGCGGCTTCGAGGTTTCCGTCGGCGCCGTACGGTGCGTGATGCGCTCCGGCTTGCGCGACGCGGGAGATGCGAAGACAGCTTGGCTCGGCCACGAACGGACTATCCCGTGCTCGTCGCGAGGCGGATTAGGTCCATTCCCGTGAATGGAGGCAGCAGGTCCAGTCTTGACGACGACCTCGAATTGGAGTGTCATTCGAGAATCAAGCAAGGTGGGGCCGCCAGTTCGTACGGTCGGATGAAGTACGATGATGTCGCTCCCACGCTAACAACGAGATGCGTGACTCCGGCATGCGGTCGATTCCTCCACCCTCGCGCAAACCGGGCCATCACGCTGCGGGAGGCGGCCTGCCTTCAGACGTTCCCTCTGGGTTATGTGTTCAAGGGCGGGACGATGGCAGTGCAGTCACAGATCGGGAATGCAGTGCCGCCGCGGCTATCGCGAGCGATCGCCGTGATTGTGAGCGACGCATTGGCTAAGAGGGGCGATCGCATTCGTGAGCCTTCGCGTACTTCCGCTCGAGCCCCTGTAGCTGGGTCGCGAGTGCCTCGACGGTAGAGGCCCGCAAGCGACATTCCCAGAGTGTTACGACTCTCCAGCCCAACGACCGAAGCTGTCGCTGGGTTCTTCGGTCGCGCGAACGATTGTTTTCGATCTTCGCTATCCAGAATGCTCGGTTCGTTGTGGGAAGCCTACCACGCTTGCAGCGGTGGCCGTGCCAGAAGCAACCATGAACGCGCAGCACCATGCGGAAGTCGACCAGCACGATATCTGGGCAGCCCGGAAGATCTTTGACGTGCATTCTGAATCGCCAGCCGAGAGCACGGACCGCGCGCCGGACGTGGATTTCAGGCTCTGTTCCGTGGCGCCGGACTCTGGACATCCGATAGTGCGTCGCAGTCGGGACGGGCCTCAAGATGGGCGATCTCGTCGTTCCAAGATCGGAGCCCACGGCATGGTCCGGCGCGAGTCGTGCCGATTGATCGCGCCGGTGACGCACTCTTTCCTCCGAACGGTCCTGTCCGCTACGCCGAAGCCAGGACTGAACTGCTGAATGATACCGCGAACCGTGACATCAACCTTGGACCCCTCGAACCTCTCCGGGCGGTATCTTCTTGGTCTCGCTCGCGTGGCAAGCCTTGTCGGCCGGCTCTGATGTCGCTTCGTTGCGCGCCCGGAATTCCCTATGACCCGCCTTGCCGCCAACAGCGATGAAGGTCGCACAGAATCGCGCCCATTTCCGTGCGGTTCATGCCGAGACCGTACCGCCACTCGGTGGGGCCGCGGAGGGGTGTGGGTTGCCAGGAAGCAACCGGGGTACTCGCAATCTCCGCTGGGGTGCAAGGCGGTCGTTGGCATATGGGTGACGGTGCCCTCTTTTCCTGCTCGACCATGGCCTTCACGTCCTTCCCGGTCCGCCACGACTCGCCCGCTCCGCCCTCCTTCACCGCCTTGACGTGGTCGATCACGTAGCCGGGGCAGCGGGCGGTGGGCATCGGCAAGCGGACAATCCCCATCCCATTCCTTGCCAAGTCGGAAATCGCTGACGCGATTTCGCTTGACTCGCGCCTCCCCGACCCGTATCCAACATTCCTGCACGCATTCGGGGGGCTCCCATGCGCAAGGTAGTTGTGTCTCTCGCGATCACGCTGGCCGCGGTGTGGCAGGCCGTGCCTTCCGCTCTGGCCCGCGATCTGACCTTCGAGGAACGCGTCAAGGCGCAGGAGGCGATCGATCGCGCCTACTACTCCTTTCTGGATCAACGCGCACAGCCCTTTGAGAAGGCAGTGACCCGGAATGCGTTGGAAAGGAAGGTGCACACGTATCTCAAGCAGTCGGCGGTTCTCGCGCGGTTCTGGCGAACCCCCGTGACAGCCGAGGCGCTCCAGAAAGAGATGGAACGCATATCCCGGAGCTCGGGAATGCCCGACCGCCTGCGGAAGCTGTACGCCGCTTTGGGGAACGACCCCTTCCTGATTCAGGAGTGCCTCGCGAGGCCCATCCTCGTCGATCGTCTCGTGCACAATTTCTTTGCATACGACCCGGCCATTCACGCGGAGCAGCGCTGCCAATCAGAATCGCTCCATGAAGCTCTCTCGAGCGACACGCTGGACGCCTTCAGGCCGGCTCCCGGGCGGACGGAGTTGGAATTCGTGCGCAGAGAGTCCGACGCCGAGGAAAGCGCTTCGAGCAAGGAGGCAGGCGAAGGAGACGGCGCGACGGCTCGACGATTCGAGCTCCCACCCGAGGATTTCGAGCATTTGAAGGGCAGGCTGACGGGCGGCATCGGCTTGCCCGCTCCGATCGAGGAGGAGCGCACGGCGTTCGTCATCGACGTGCTGATCGAGGATGTTCCAGGTTCGCTGCGCTTGGCCCGCTACACGGTGCCGAAGAAGAGCTGGTCCGAGTGGTGGAACGAGGTGGCGCCTTCTCTCGACGAGGCTGCGATCCACGCCGTCGCGACCACCCTCCCTACCGCGGAGGTTCTGGCGGCGCTATCTCCGCGAGCCATCAGTTGCGACCCGGACGGCGTGTGGGACAACGGGTCTCTCGACTTGCTGCCGACCCAACGGATGGAACACACGGCCGTCTGGACGGGCTCTGAGATGATTGTCTGGGGGGGGAGGGGTAGAACCTACCCTCAAGAGCTTGACACGGGTGGCCGCTACGATCCCGTAACGGACACGTGGCGGCACATGTCCACCGCTGGCGCGCCGTCACCTCGTGGTGATCATACCGCCGTTTGGACTGGCACCGAGATGATCGTGTGGGGTGGCTACGGCGGTCTCAACACTGGTGGCCGCTACAATCCAGTCACCGACGAGTGGAAGCCGACCTCTACTGTAAGCGCTCCGGACCCACGCCGTGGCCACACTGCCGCGTGGACCGGTAGAGAGATGATCGTTTGGGGTGGTGGCTTGAACAGCGGTGGTCGCTACGACCCTACCACCGATAGCTGGACGCCGACCGACACGAGGAACGCGCCCTCTTCCGGCCTGGCCATTTGGACGGGCCGTGAGCTTCTCGTCTGGTCAGGCAGCTGTTCATCGGGTCTCCGATACGATCCCTCCACCAACGAATGGACTCCGTTCTCGGCGACCGGCGCGCCGTCCTCTTGCTCGTGCAGCACCTACAGTCTGGCCGTCTGGACCGGCAAGGAGGAGATTGTCTCATGCAGTGGATCGTGGCCGCCGGAGTTCGGAAAATACAACCCCACTGAGAATACCTGGAGTCCCATGGAGAGCCCAGAGGTCGGCGCCAGGGCTCTGGCGTGGACTGCGGACAGAGTCGTTGCGGTCAGCACGCAGGGTATTGCCGCCTATGACCCGGCCGACGGCACTTGGGGGCCGACGTCACCGTATTGTCTGGATAACGGCCTGTGGGACCCGAGCACCGTTTCGACCGATACCCTAGCAATCGTCTGGGGGGGAGGCGAGAGCGGAGGCCATCTCTATAACAGCGGCTTGCGGTACGATCCACGCACTGGGAGTTGCACCAGAACGTCCACGCTGAACGCTCCGCACTCAATGGCTTGGCCGGACGACAATAGGGCGGTCTGGGCCGGGTCGGCGATGGTCACCTGGGGCGGATGGGGCACCCCGACCCGCGTGGATCGCTACGATGTCACGACGGACTCGTGGTCCTCCGTGTCTGCCCCGCTGGCTGGCAGCGTCGTGTCTGCCGACGGACAGGTCATCTGGTGGGATGGCACGACGGGCGGACGCTATGACCCGGTAAGCGACTCGTGGCAGCCTGTCTCGACGGCCAATGCCCCCCAAAACCCCCAGGTCCTCGTGTCGACAGGGACGAGTGTAGTGGCTCTGAGCTCGTGGTCCGGTGGCGTTTATGACCTCGCTACGGATTTCTGGACCCCGATACCAGTCTCCGGACCCCCTCCGTGCACGGGATTCGCACTCTGGGCGGGCGATCGCGTCATGCT contains the following coding sequences:
- a CDS encoding HYR domain-containing protein; translated protein: MRKVVVSLAITLAAVWQAVPSALARDLTFEERVKAQEAIDRAYYSFLDQRAQPFEKAVTRNALERKVHTYLKQSAVLARFWRTPVTAEALQKEMERISRSSGMPDRLRKLYAALGNDPFLIQECLARPILVDRLVHNFFAYDPAIHAEQRCQSESLHEALSSDTLDAFRPAPGRTELEFVRRESDAEESASSKEAGEGDGATARRFELPPEDFEHLKGRLTGGIGLPAPIEEERTAFVIDVLIEDVPGSLRLARYTVPKKSWSEWWNEVAPSLDEAAIHAVATTLPTAEVLAALSPRAISCDPDGVWDNGSLDLLPTQRMEHTAVWTGSEMIVWGGRGRTYPQELDTGGRYDPVTDTWRHMSTAGAPSPRGDHTAVWTGTEMIVWGGYGGLNTGGRYNPVTDEWKPTSTVSAPDPRRGHTAAWTGREMIVWGGGLNSGGRYDPTTDSWTPTDTRNAPSSGLAIWTGRELLVWSGSCSSGLRYDPSTNEWTPFSATGAPSSCSCSTYSLAVWTGKEEIVSCSGSWPPEFGKYNPTENTWSPMESPEVGARALAWTADRVVAVSTQGIAAYDPADGTWGPTSPYCLDNGLWDPSTVSTDTLAIVWGGGESGGHLYNSGLRYDPRTGSCTRTSTLNAPHSMAWPDDNRAVWAGSAMVTWGGWGTPTRVDRYDVTTDSWSSVSAPLAGSVVSADGQVIWWDGTTGGRYDPVSDSWQPVSTANAPQNPQVLVSTGTSVVALSSWSGGVYDLATDFWTPIPVSGPPPCTGFALWAGDRVMLWCHSEGAWFDFETYAWQPIPPPPGPTLEYDRVVWTGAEMILWGAVSKGQGEYESDGYRFAPSTGTWTHVSQLDAPSGRKYYSMIWTGKEAVVWGGHHLDWGTDTGARYDLVTDTWTATPLLNAPTPRSTHSAVWTGSQMIIWGGNAYYINQDSLNTGGRYALGQLMDLDGDGYSGCEGDCDETNPNVHPGASEICDGIDNDCDGVTDNGGDALCDDGDACTDDACSGATGCAHTFRDAIPPTIICPTSVTVECQANLQSVVTVPPATATDVCQPSGLVIANSHTPSGADASGYYPLGTTMVNFAAADAAGNQATCQTTVTVGDTIPPVVTVVSSPSVLWPPNHRMATANNTVMATDICDPNPAIILMAVASNEPDDAQGGGDGQTTDDIQGASLDTPDRQVLLRAERDGGGSGRVYTMTYRASDISGNATNTPSMITVPHDMRDMAVEPLNLLMQDRDNTEVIWGPVEGAQHYDVIRGDLANLRVMGSDIDLGQVVCIEHATTNTTTVGYEDTEVPEPGHVFFYAVQYFDGVQDSSYGSESAGRARVVQSGNGDCQ